A genomic region of Elephas maximus indicus isolate mEleMax1 chromosome 10, mEleMax1 primary haplotype, whole genome shotgun sequence contains the following coding sequences:
- the LOC126083672 gene encoding chymase-like, protein MLMLFGDPKLNAGEVIKRGTEARPHSRPYMAFIKYINQRNTWKRCGGFLVREDFAMTAAHCNGREIGVVLGAHNIKNKEETMQEIPVLQAFPHPEFNNVSGFSDIMLLKGDSGAPLVCNNVAQGIVCLGRPRKIPMIYTRISTFVPWIHKIMNAP, encoded by the exons ATGCTCATGCTCTTTGGAGACCCAAAGCTGAACGCAGGGGAAG TGATCAAAAGGGGCACTGAAGCCAGACCACACTCAAGACCCTACATGGCATTTATAAAGTATATTAATCAACGCAATACATGGAAACGTTGCGGAGGGTTCCTGGTACGAGAAGACTTTGCGATGACGGCGGCTCACTGTAATGGAAG AGAGATTGGTGTCGTTCTGGGAGCTCACAAcataaagaacaaagaagaaaccatgcaggaaatcCCTGTGCTTCAAGCCTTTCCTCACCCAGAGTTTAACAACGTTTCAGGTTTCAGTGACATCATGCTACTGAAG GGCGACTCCGGGGCACCCTTGGTGTGTAACAATGTGGCTCAGGGCATTGTCTGCCTTGGACGTCCGAGGAAAATTCCTATGATCTACACCAGAATCTCTACCTTTGTTCCCTGGATACACAAAATAATGAACGCACCCTAG